The region AGGGGGGACCTGGTGAGACTTAGGGGAGAAGAGGGGCCCATCGGTCCGAGCCAGGCCCCAGCCCAGAGAGAGTTCTAACGCTTGCCCGTGTGTCTCTCCTAGGTGAGCCGGTGAGCTCCATGCATTCCCCGCGGTACCCGAGCCCGGCCGAGTTGGACGCCTACGCCCAGAAGGTGGCCAACAGCCCCCTCAGCATCAAGATCTTCCCCACCAACATCCGTGTCCCGCAGCACAAACACCTCAGCCGCACTGTCAATGGGTACGACACGACGGGCCAGCGCTACAGTCCCTACCCGCTGCACGCCAGCGGCTACCAAGGCCTGCTGGCCATCGTGAAGGCGGCGGTCTCCTCCTCCTCGGGCTCTGGTTCTGCCcccgccaccgccgccgcctcctcctcctcaggcAAAGGGGTGGTCAAGAGCGTGGAGGGCAAGCGGACGAAGCTGTCCCCTGCGGCCGTGCAGGTGGGCATCGCGCCCTACCCCGTGTCGAGCACTTTAGGGCCCAGCGCCGCCCCCCTGGGCTACCACGGCGGGCAGAAGCCCCTGGAGGGGCCCGCCCTGCCCCCCAACGTCACGGTGGCGGCTTCGGTCATCCCCCTGGCCGGGCGTGGGCTGGCGCTGCCACCCTCCAACCTGCCCTCCATCCAGAGTATTATCTACCAGGTGAACCAGCAGTGCCAGGCCCAGGGCTCCCAGCCGGCCTGCCAGGGGGTAGCGGTCACTCACCCCAGCCCGGCCAAGCGCCCCACGGCCGCCACCCCCGCCGGCTTCTCCGGCATGGCGAGCTCCGCGCTGGCCTACGCCAGCGCCATGCTGCCCGACTGTCGCAAAGGGGCCGAGCTGGTGGTGGGGGCCACGCCGGCCATGGCGCTGGGGGGCCTCAAGCCCGCCGGGTACCCggacggcggcggcggcggcggggccGGCCTGGACTATCTGCTGtggcagcagaagcagcagcaacagcagcaacagcaacagcaacagcagcagcagctgcgCATGTACAGCGCGGGCAGCGGCGGGGGCGGCGCCGTGAGCAAGTCCCCCGAGGCGTGCGGGGCCGCCCCCCGCCCCTACGCGCTGAGCGGGGCGGGGGACAAGGTGAGCTCCTCCCCCTTGAACTGCGTGGGCATGCACGGCAACTTCTCGGTGGGGCCCTACTTCGCGCCGCCCTGGAACAGCATCCTGGTCACCCCCAACAGCGACTGTTACAACCCGGGCCCCGAGCTGGGCCCCGGCCCCCGGGAGCTGGCCGTGCACCCCGCCGACGGGCTGGCCGGCCTCCCCAGCAAGACGGTCTGCAACACGTCCATCCTCAGCAGTAGCCTCCAGTCCCTGGAGTATCTCATCAACGACATCCACCCGCCCTGCATCAAGGAACAGATGCTGGGCAAGGGCTACGAGACGGTGTCCGTCCCCCGGCTCCTGGACCACCAGCACGCCCACATCCGCCTGCCCGTCTACAGATAAGGGCCGCGGCCCGGGTCCACACGGACAGACCAGGAGGGCCGGAGCGAGGGGAGAGGGGCCTCCTCACCCCCTCCGCCCCCGCGGGGCAAGGGCTCCAGGCTTTCCCGGGCCCCTGGGAGACCCC is a window of Gracilinanus agilis isolate LMUSP501 unplaced genomic scaffold, AgileGrace unplaced_scaffold54055, whole genome shotgun sequence DNA encoding:
- the FAM222A gene encoding protein FAM222A, which encodes EPVSSMHSPRYPSPAELDAYAQKVANSPLSIKIFPTNIRVPQHKHLSRTVNGYDTTGQRYSPYPLHASGYQGLLAIVKAAVSSSSGSGSAPATAAASSSSGKGVVKSVEGKRTKLSPAAVQVGIAPYPVSSTLGPSAAPLGYHGGQKPLEGPALPPNVTVAASVIPLAGRGLALPPSNLPSIQSIIYQVNQQCQAQGSQPACQGVAVTHPSPAKRPTAATPAGFSGMASSALAYASAMLPDCRKGAELVVGATPAMALGGLKPAGYPDGGGGGGAGLDYLLWQQKQQQQQQQQQQQQQQLRMYSAGSGGGGAVSKSPEACGAAPRPYALSGAGDKVSSSPLNCVGMHGNFSVGPYFAPPWNSILVTPNSDCYNPGPELGPGPRELAVHPADGLAGLPSKTVCNTSILSSSLQSLEYLINDIHPPCIKEQMLGKGYETVSVPRLLDHQHAHIRLPVYR